One window of the Lactobacillus sp. PV034 genome contains the following:
- a CDS encoding DUF2969 domain-containing protein: MSRKLESIDIEVNERKGVANPTWEVVIPGKRSIGIIEQVEEKYHAVSSKNNHSLYSKTLESAINELLSYFTLHEK; this comes from the coding sequence ATGTCTAGAAAATTAGAAAGTATTGATATTGAAGTTAATGAACGTAAAGGAGTTGCTAATCCTACTTGGGAAGTTGTAATTCCGGGGAAACGCTCAATTGGAATTATTGAGCAAGTTGAAGAAAAATATCATGCAGTTTCCAGTAAGAATAACCACAGTTTATATTCAAAAACTTTGGAAAGTGCAATTAATGAATTGCTATCTTACTTCACTTTGCATGAAAAGTAA
- the yidD gene encoding membrane protein insertion efficiency factor YidD: protein MKNIFIGLVKLYQNLISPLLPPTCRYYPTCSTYMIDAIKMHGVILGIIMGIARILRCNPFVKGGVDPVPKFFTLRKNPHPENYEDEIIANAFHKK, encoded by the coding sequence ATGAAAAATATATTTATTGGATTGGTAAAGCTCTATCAAAATCTTATTTCGCCATTATTACCTCCTACTTGTCGATATTATCCAACATGTTCAACTTATATGATTGATGCGATAAAGATGCATGGGGTTATTTTAGGAATAATAATGGGGATAGCTAGGATTTTGAGATGTAATCCCTTTGTCAAAGGTGGAGTAGATCCAGTACCAAAGTTTTTTACTTTAAGAAAAAATCCTCATCCTGAAAATTATGAGGATGAAATTATTGCAAACGCTTTTCATAAAAAATAG
- a CDS encoding DNA-directed RNA polymerase subunit beta, with the protein MNNLFNSATIINEVKKIGKFFLLLCIVMLIGAFVGCGIASGNPFNLFFPSTWIHLFQFLS; encoded by the coding sequence ATGAATAATTTATTTAATAGTGCGACCATAATTAATGAAGTAAAAAAAATAGGGAAGTTCTTTTTATTACTTTGTATAGTAATGTTAATAGGAGCTTTTGTTGGTTGTGGGATAGCTAGTGGAAACCCCTTTAATTTATTTTTCCCTTCAACATGGATTCACTTATTTCAGTTTTTAAGTTAA
- a CDS encoding rod shape-determining protein, giving the protein MARDIGIDLGTANVLINVSGKGIVLNEPSVVAVDTDTDKVVAVGTEAYKMVGRTPGNIRVIRPLKNGVIADFDIAGEMLTYFIEKLNVKGFMSKPNILICAPTGVTSIEQKAIIQAAERAGGGNVYLDFEPKVAAVGAGLDIFKPQGNMVIDIGGGTTDIAVLSMGEIVTSQSVRWAGDKMDQSIANYIKSEKNLLIGQRTSEQIKKEIGTAFDADAEASITIRGRDMVDGLPKQTTITAPEVQGALNDGLMSIVAATKEVLQETPPELSADIIDRGIMLTGGGALLANIDKLITYYLQVPVLKADEPLEAVALGTGTLLKNIEKQSRRKH; this is encoded by the coding sequence GTGGCAAGAGATATAGGAATTGACTTAGGAACAGCTAATGTTCTAATCAACGTTTCAGGAAAAGGTATTGTTCTAAATGAACCTTCCGTAGTAGCTGTGGACACTGATACTGACAAAGTAGTAGCAGTTGGAACAGAAGCATATAAAATGGTTGGCCGTACCCCCGGCAATATTCGAGTAATTCGCCCATTAAAGAATGGGGTAATTGCTGATTTTGATATAGCAGGTGAAATGCTAACTTACTTTATTGAAAAATTAAATGTTAAAGGATTTATGTCCAAACCTAACATTTTAATTTGTGCACCTACTGGGGTTACGTCAATTGAACAAAAGGCTATCATTCAGGCAGCGGAAAGAGCTGGTGGTGGTAATGTTTATCTAGATTTTGAACCTAAAGTAGCAGCTGTAGGTGCTGGATTAGATATTTTTAAACCTCAAGGAAACATGGTAATTGATATTGGTGGGGGTACTACTGATATTGCTGTGCTCTCAATGGGTGAAATTGTTACCTCTCAATCTGTACGTTGGGCTGGTGATAAGATGGATCAATCTATTGCTAACTATATTAAGAGTGAAAAGAATTTGCTTATTGGTCAAAGAACTTCAGAGCAAATTAAGAAAGAAATTGGTACTGCCTTTGATGCTGATGCTGAAGCATCAATTACGATTCGTGGACGTGACATGGTTGATGGCTTACCTAAGCAGACAACTATTACCGCGCCAGAAGTACAGGGAGCACTAAATGATGGATTGATGTCAATAGTGGCAGCTACCAAAGAGGTACTCCAAGAAACTCCTCCTGAATTATCAGCAGATATTATAGATCGTGGTATCATGTTAACAGGTGGTGGTGCGCTACTCGCTAACATTGATAAGTTAATAACTTATTATTTGCAAGTTCCTGTTTTAAAGGCTGATGAACCACTTGAAGCGGTGGCATTAGGAACTGGAACATTATTAAAGAATATTGAAAAACAATCACGACGAAAGCATTAA
- a CDS encoding DUF1146 domain-containing protein produces MQQIGIHAIVSIITYFVTIAFSFKAIQGLRIEKLFRKGHNFEIQLFLLFSAIALGFLVGQFLITLIDQSLYLKMLF; encoded by the coding sequence ATGCAACAAATAGGAATACATGCAATAGTGAGCATTATTACATACTTTGTGACAATTGCTTTTTCATTTAAAGCAATTCAAGGATTAAGAATAGAGAAGTTATTTCGAAAGGGACATAATTTCGAGATTCAATTATTTCTTCTGTTTTCAGCTATTGCTCTAGGATTTTTAGTTGGACAATTCTTAATTACTCTAATTGATCAATCTTTATATTTAAAAATGCTGTTTTAG
- a CDS encoding F0F1 ATP synthase subunit epsilon, producing MAEPENLLTVNIVTPDGIVYSHHAVFVEMRATDGDMTIMYNHMPIVAPLEICDVKIKRGQDMDNRLDEIAVSGGYIEFSDNVATIISDSAERARNIDATRAQEAKERAEKHIEEAKAKHDKRTMLENEIALRRAINRLNVRNHYGK from the coding sequence ATGGCAGAACCAGAGAATCTTTTAACAGTTAATATTGTAACACCAGATGGTATTGTTTATTCTCACCACGCTGTCTTCGTAGAAATGCGTGCAACTGATGGTGACATGACAATTATGTATAATCACATGCCTATTGTAGCGCCATTAGAAATTTGTGACGTGAAAATTAAACGTGGACAAGATATGGATAATCGTCTTGATGAAATTGCCGTTAGTGGTGGTTATATAGAATTTTCTGATAATGTTGCTACTATCATTTCTGATAGTGCTGAACGTGCCCGTAATATTGATGCAACACGTGCTCAAGAAGCTAAGGAACGTGCAGAAAAACATATTGAAGAGGCTAAGGCTAAACATGATAAACGTACAATGTTGGAAAATGAAATTGCCTTACGGCGTGCAATTAACCGACTTAATGTGCGTAATCATTATGGAAAATAG
- the atpD gene encoding F0F1 ATP synthase subunit beta, with product MSKGEINQVIGPVVDVEFPINDSLPDINNALKVKNKDGKTIVLEVTLELGDGVLRTIAMESTDGLQRGMEVEDTGAPISVPVGQETLGRVFNVLGQPIDGGPAIGKDVKREGIHKGAPSYEELSTSEEILETGIKVIDLLEPYIRGGKVGLFGGAGVGKTTIIQELIHNIAQEHGGISVFTGVGERTREGNDLYFEMKASGVLAKTAMVFGQMNEPPGARMRVALTGLTIAEYFRDVEGLDVLLFIDNIFRFTQAGSEISALLGRMPSAVGYQPTLATEMGQLQERITSTKKGSITSIQAVYVPADDYTDPAPATTFAHLDATTNLERRLVEQGIYPAVDPLESTSSALDPEVVGEEHYHVAVEVQHILQRYQELQDIISVLGMDELSDDEKLIVQRARKIQFFLSQNFFVAEQFTGLPGSYVSIKETIKGFKMIIEGKLDDLPEDAFRNVGPIEDVIKKAEKMGVTPSNPDAKAMLEEK from the coding sequence TTGAGTAAAGGCGAAATCAACCAAGTTATTGGTCCTGTTGTTGACGTTGAATTTCCAATCAATGATTCTTTGCCAGATATTAATAATGCCTTAAAGGTTAAAAACAAAGATGGTAAGACCATTGTTCTTGAAGTAACGCTTGAACTTGGTGATGGTGTATTAAGAACTATCGCAATGGAATCTACCGACGGTTTACAACGTGGAATGGAAGTTGAAGACACTGGTGCTCCAATTTCTGTACCTGTTGGTCAAGAAACTTTAGGTCGTGTATTTAACGTTTTAGGTCAACCAATTGATGGGGGTCCAGCAATCGGTAAGGATGTAAAACGTGAAGGTATCCATAAGGGTGCTCCTAGTTATGAAGAATTAAGCACAAGTGAAGAAATTTTGGAAACCGGTATTAAAGTTATAGATTTACTGGAACCATATATTCGTGGTGGTAAAGTTGGTCTATTTGGTGGTGCCGGTGTTGGTAAGACTACTATTATCCAAGAGCTTATTCATAATATTGCTCAAGAACATGGTGGTATTTCCGTATTTACTGGTGTTGGAGAAAGAACCCGTGAAGGTAATGACCTTTACTTTGAAATGAAGGCTTCTGGTGTTTTAGCCAAAACTGCTATGGTGTTTGGTCAGATGAATGAGCCACCTGGTGCCAGAATGCGTGTTGCTTTAACCGGGTTAACTATTGCCGAGTATTTCCGTGATGTTGAAGGTTTAGACGTATTACTCTTTATCGATAATATCTTTAGATTTACTCAGGCCGGTTCAGAAATTTCTGCCTTATTAGGAAGAATGCCTAGTGCCGTAGGTTACCAGCCAACTTTGGCAACTGAAATGGGACAATTACAAGAAAGAATTACTTCTACTAAGAAGGGGTCCATTACTTCAATTCAAGCTGTTTATGTTCCAGCGGACGACTATACCGACCCGGCTCCAGCAACTACTTTTGCTCACTTGGATGCAACTACTAACTTGGAACGTCGTTTAGTTGAACAGGGTATTTATCCGGCTGTTGATCCACTTGAATCAACTTCAAGTGCCTTGGATCCAGAAGTAGTAGGAGAAGAACACTATCACGTTGCTGTAGAAGTTCAACATATTTTGCAACGCTATCAAGAACTCCAAGATATCATCTCCGTTTTAGGTATGGATGAATTATCTGATGATGAAAAGTTAATTGTTCAAAGAGCTAGAAAGATTCAATTCTTCTTGTCTCAAAACTTCTTTGTTGCTGAACAATTTACTGGTCTCCCAGGTTCTTATGTTTCAATTAAAGAAACTATTAAAGGATTTAAGATGATTATTGAAGGTAAACTTGATGACCTTCCAGAAGATGCATTCCGTAATGTCGGTCCAATTGAAGACGTAATCAAGAAGGCTGAAAAAATGGGTGTAACTCCTTCGAATCCAGATGCTAAAGCTATGTTGGAAGAAAAGTAG
- a CDS encoding F0F1 ATP synthase subunit gamma, translating into MAESLLELKKKISSTQKTGQITEAMRMVSGVHLNQTEKLDEHYSVYHDKVRDTVSHLMSGRISEFLDVGNSDSNSLSTLNYGDIFNLGSLTDLIQPRKEIKSTGYLVIAGDRGLVGSYNSQVIKNMMSIFKDNEAQKKDSKILAVGSVAAQFFKKQNLNVVYEDSGVANVPTYEDVKDVIQTALKMYLNGVYDELYVCYTHHVNSLTSAFRVEKMLPLSDIDINQDKKALSTEYLIEPNVDAVLQTVLPQYARSMIFGAILDAKTAEHASSMTAMQSASDNAKDIVSDLEKKLNRARQGQITTELTEIIGGANALE; encoded by the coding sequence TTGGCAGAATCTCTCCTTGAATTAAAGAAGAAAATTTCTTCTACTCAGAAAACTGGTCAAATCACTGAAGCTATGAGAATGGTTTCAGGGGTACACTTAAATCAGACCGAAAAATTAGATGAACATTATTCTGTTTATCACGATAAGGTTCGTGATACTGTTTCTCACCTTATGAGCGGGAGAATCTCAGAATTTTTAGATGTAGGTAACAGTGATAGCAATAGTTTATCTACTCTTAATTATGGTGATATTTTTAATCTTGGTAGTTTAACCGATTTGATTCAGCCTCGTAAGGAAATAAAATCCACTGGTTATCTCGTAATTGCTGGTGATAGAGGTTTGGTTGGATCATATAACAGTCAAGTAATTAAAAATATGATGAGTATTTTTAAGGATAATGAGGCTCAAAAGAAAGACAGCAAAATTCTTGCTGTTGGTAGCGTAGCTGCTCAGTTCTTTAAAAAACAAAATTTAAATGTTGTTTATGAAGACAGCGGAGTAGCAAATGTACCAACCTATGAAGATGTAAAAGATGTTATTCAAACTGCACTAAAGATGTATTTAAATGGTGTATATGATGAGCTATATGTTTGTTATACTCACCATGTAAATAGTTTGACATCCGCTTTTAGAGTAGAAAAAATGCTACCTTTATCTGATATCGATATTAATCAAGATAAAAAAGCCCTATCTACTGAGTATCTCATTGAACCAAATGTAGATGCTGTTTTACAAACTGTTTTACCTCAATATGCAAGATCAATGATATTTGGTGCGATTTTGGATGCTAAAACTGCTGAACATGCCAGTTCAATGACAGCTATGCAAAGTGCATCTGATAATGCTAAAGATATTGTTTCTGATTTAGAGAAGAAATTAAATAGAGCAAGACAAGGACAAATCACTACTGAACTTACTGAAATTATTGGTGGTGCAAATGCTCTTGAATAA
- the atpA gene encoding F0F1 ATP synthase subunit alpha, with protein MSIKAEEISSLIKQQLEKYDDKLNIDEVGTVTYVGDGIARAHGLNNALSSELLQFSNGSYGIAQNLEANDVGIIILGKFDNIREGDQVKRTGRVMEVPVGDALIGRVVNPLGQAVDGLGEIKTDKTRPIESQAPGVMDRQSVDQPLQTGIKSIDALVPIGRGQRELIIGDRKTGKTALALDTIINQKGQDVICIYVAIGQKESTVKNSVETLKRYGAMDYTIVVEAGPSEPAPMLYIAPYAGTAMGEEFMYNGKDVLIVFDDLSKQAVAYREISLLLRRPPGREAYPGDVFYLHSRLLERSAKLSDKLGGGSMTAIPFIETQAGDISAYIPTNVISITDGQIFLEADLFNSGTRPAINAGESVSRVGGSAQIKAMKKVAGTLRVDLASYRELESFAQFGSDLDQATQAKLNRGRRTVEVLKQPLHKTLPVEDEVLILYALTHGFLDKIPVDDIQRYELDLYDYFASNYNDLLDVIRKTGDLPDEEKLNAALKNFNEGFSISKD; from the coding sequence TTGAGCATTAAAGCTGAAGAAATTAGCTCTTTAATCAAACAACAGCTTGAAAAATATGATGACAAGCTCAACATAGACGAAGTGGGTACTGTAACCTACGTCGGTGACGGTATAGCCCGTGCTCACGGCCTTAATAATGCTTTATCAAGTGAATTATTACAATTTTCAAATGGTTCATATGGTATTGCGCAAAACCTTGAGGCTAATGATGTTGGTATTATCATTTTAGGTAAATTCGATAATATTCGTGAAGGGGATCAAGTTAAGAGAACCGGACGTGTTATGGAAGTTCCTGTGGGTGATGCATTAATTGGACGTGTTGTTAATCCACTTGGACAAGCAGTTGATGGTTTAGGCGAAATCAAGACAGATAAGACTCGTCCAATTGAAAGCCAGGCTCCTGGTGTTATGGATCGTCAATCTGTTGATCAACCACTTCAAACTGGTATTAAATCTATTGATGCTTTAGTACCAATTGGTCGTGGACAGCGTGAATTAATCATTGGTGACCGTAAAACAGGTAAGACTGCACTTGCTCTTGATACAATTATTAATCAAAAGGGACAAGATGTTATCTGTATTTATGTTGCCATCGGACAAAAAGAATCTACAGTTAAAAATTCTGTAGAAACCTTAAAGCGTTACGGTGCAATGGACTATACAATTGTTGTAGAAGCTGGTCCAAGTGAACCTGCACCAATGCTTTACATTGCTCCTTATGCAGGAACTGCCATGGGAGAAGAATTTATGTACAATGGTAAGGATGTATTAATCGTATTCGATGACTTAAGTAAACAAGCCGTCGCATATCGTGAAATATCCTTACTTCTCCGTCGTCCACCTGGTCGTGAAGCTTATCCAGGTGATGTCTTCTACTTACACTCACGTTTATTGGAACGTAGTGCTAAGTTGAGTGACAAACTTGGTGGTGGATCAATGACTGCGATTCCATTTATTGAAACTCAAGCAGGAGATATTTCTGCATATATTCCAACAAATGTTATTTCTATTACTGATGGTCAGATTTTCTTGGAAGCAGATTTATTTAATTCTGGTACACGTCCAGCCATTAATGCTGGTGAATCAGTTTCTCGTGTTGGTGGGAGCGCTCAGATTAAGGCAATGAAGAAAGTTGCCGGTACCTTGCGTGTGGATTTAGCTTCATATAGAGAACTTGAAAGTTTTGCCCAATTTGGTAGTGACTTAGATCAAGCTACGCAAGCTAAATTAAATCGTGGTCGTCGTACTGTTGAAGTCTTAAAACAACCATTACATAAGACTTTACCAGTAGAAGATGAAGTCTTGATTCTTTATGCATTAACACATGGATTTTTAGATAAAATTCCTGTTGATGATATTCAACGTTATGAACTTGACTTGTACGATTACTTTGCAAGTAACTATAATGACTTACTTGATGTAATTCGTAAGACTGGTGATTTACCTGATGAAGAAAAGCTTAATGCTGCTTTAAAGAACTTCAACGAAGGTTTTTCAATCAGTAAAGATTAG
- the atpH gene encoding ATP synthase F1 subunit delta: MALSREEIAARYSKALFEYSYDANVLDEVHDELNVLLQVAKANPEIIQLLSDPILSKDEKRTFLDTFTTGTSDETKEFLKFLVEYQRFSDFIDIIEAFDVRYNKAKNIADGIATTAIALQKEELDKIANAYAKKYGLATLKVKNKVDPSILGGVVLQVGDIRIDGSIRTKLQEIREQLLENKRGETIEH; the protein is encoded by the coding sequence ATGGCTTTAAGTAGAGAAGAAATTGCTGCTAGATACAGTAAGGCTTTATTTGAATATAGTTATGACGCAAATGTTCTTGATGAAGTTCATGACGAATTAAACGTTTTACTTCAAGTTGCAAAAGCTAATCCGGAAATAATTCAACTTTTATCTGATCCAATTTTAAGTAAAGATGAAAAAAGAACTTTCCTTGATACTTTTACTACTGGAACATCAGATGAAACAAAAGAATTTTTAAAATTTTTAGTTGAATATCAACGTTTTAGTGATTTTATCGATATCATCGAAGCATTCGATGTCCGTTATAACAAAGCTAAAAATATTGCTGATGGAATTGCTACTACAGCAATCGCACTTCAAAAGGAAGAATTAGACAAGATTGCTAATGCTTACGCAAAGAAGTACGGTCTAGCAACTTTGAAGGTTAAAAATAAAGTCGATCCAAGTATCTTGGGTGGCGTCGTCCTCCAAGTAGGAGATATTAGAATTGATGGTTCAATTAGAACCAAATTGCAAGAAATTCGTGAGCAATTACTAGAAAATAAAAGAGGTGAAACCATTGAGCATTAA
- the atpF gene encoding F0F1 ATP synthase subunit B produces the protein MQLMFAALKLELGDTLYYLLIFALLLILVGHYAWGPVTDMMEKRRQKVIDDLDQAESDRKKAELLANEREAALKDSKQEATQILSTAKSNAEKTKNQIISQADDEATAIRKKAAEDAKQAKTDALNEARDQVADLSISIAEKLISKNLNEEDQKDLVDSFIKGLDD, from the coding sequence ATGCAATTAATGTTTGCAGCCTTAAAACTAGAGTTAGGTGATACTTTGTATTACCTTCTAATTTTTGCACTTTTGCTTATTCTTGTAGGGCATTATGCTTGGGGTCCGGTTACTGATATGATGGAAAAGCGTCGTCAAAAAGTTATTGATGACTTAGATCAAGCAGAAAGTGACCGCAAAAAAGCAGAATTACTTGCAAATGAGCGTGAAGCAGCACTAAAAGACTCTAAACAAGAGGCAACTCAAATTCTTTCTACTGCAAAAAGCAATGCGGAAAAGACTAAAAATCAAATTATTAGTCAAGCTGATGATGAAGCTACCGCTATTAGAAAAAAGGCAGCTGAAGATGCAAAACAAGCAAAGACAGATGCTTTAAATGAAGCTCGTGATCAAGTTGCAGATCTTTCAATTTCAATTGCTGAAAAGCTAATTAGTAAAAATTTAAATGAAGAAGATCAAAAAGACTTGGTAGATAGTTTTATCAAGGGGCTCGATGACTAA
- the atpE gene encoding F0F1 ATP synthase subunit C, which translates to MKYIGAAIAAGFAALAAAYGNGKVISKTIEGMARQPESAGSLRSMMFIGVGLIEAVPILSLVIGFLILFM; encoded by the coding sequence TTGAAATATATTGGTGCCGCAATCGCTGCTGGTTTTGCCGCATTAGCTGCTGCCTACGGTAACGGTAAGGTTATTTCAAAAACTATTGAAGGTATGGCAAGACAACCTGAATCTGCAGGCTCATTGAGATCAATGATGTTCATCGGTGTAGGTTTAATCGAAGCTGTTCCTATTTTGTCATTAGTTATTGGTTTCTTAATCCTCTTTATGTAA
- the atpB gene encoding F0F1 ATP synthase subunit A, translating into MGEKSVVVNLFGLNFNLTNCLGGTLVAVCAFILLYWLGHKASLKPSKKQNFIEYFIDFTNNIVKDNVEDKDAQKHLSLYAFTLFMFIFFMNQLGLFFEFSINDHILVKSPTANPMITMTMALMTLLLSYNYGVAKYGLKGYLGSYARPVSFMLPINLIEEFTNFLTLSLRLYGNIYAGEVLLTLIGDRFAKSAGWITTVASIPLTLVWQGFSVFIGSIQAYVFVTLSMVYIGKKVTKE; encoded by the coding sequence GTGGGTGAGAAATCAGTCGTTGTTAATTTGTTTGGATTGAACTTTAACCTAACTAACTGTCTAGGTGGTACCCTAGTTGCGGTTTGTGCATTTATTCTACTTTATTGGCTTGGCCATAAGGCTAGTTTAAAACCTAGCAAAAAGCAGAACTTTATCGAATATTTCATTGATTTTACAAATAATATTGTAAAAGACAATGTTGAAGATAAAGATGCACAAAAGCACTTATCACTTTATGCATTTACATTGTTCATGTTTATCTTTTTCATGAACCAATTAGGTTTGTTCTTTGAATTTTCAATTAACGACCATATCCTTGTTAAATCACCAACAGCCAACCCTATGATTACTATGACAATGGCATTAATGACATTGCTTTTATCATATAACTATGGAGTTGCAAAGTATGGATTAAAAGGCTATTTGGGATCATATGCAAGACCGGTCAGCTTTATGTTGCCCATCAATCTTATCGAAGAATTTACTAATTTCTTGACGTTATCATTACGTCTTTACGGTAATATTTATGCAGGTGAAGTTTTACTAACTTTAATCGGTGATAGGTTTGCTAAGAGTGCAGGATGGATTACTACTGTTGCTTCTATTCCATTAACTTTAGTTTGGCAAGGCTTCTCTGTCTTTATTGGCTCTATCCAGGCATATGTTTTCGTAACTTTATCAATGGTATATATTGGTAAGAAGGTTACTAAAGAATAA
- the upp gene encoding uracil phosphoribosyltransferase, whose product MGKFTVLNHPLIQHKLTIIRKKDTGTNEFRQIVGEIGGLMVYEMTRDLPLKDIEIETPVGKTTQKELAGKKLAIVPILRAGLGMVDGVLQMIPSAKVGHIGMYRDEETLKPHEYFFKMPPDIEERECIIVDPMLATGGSANMAIEALKKRGARNIRLAVLVAAPEGVKAIQDANPDVDIYAAALDEKLMDNGYIYPGLGDAGDRLFGTK is encoded by the coding sequence ATGGGAAAATTTACTGTTTTAAATCATCCATTGATTCAACATAAATTAACTATCATTCGTAAGAAAGATACAGGTACTAATGAATTTCGCCAAATTGTTGGTGAAATTGGTGGACTGATGGTTTATGAGATGACACGTGATTTACCATTAAAGGATATTGAAATTGAAACTCCAGTTGGTAAAACTACCCAAAAAGAACTTGCAGGTAAAAAATTAGCAATAGTACCTATTTTACGTGCTGGTTTGGGAATGGTGGATGGAGTGTTACAGATGATTCCTTCTGCTAAAGTTGGTCATATCGGAATGTACCGTGATGAGGAAACTTTAAAGCCCCATGAATACTTCTTTAAGATGCCACCTGATATTGAAGAACGTGAATGTATCATTGTTGATCCAATGCTTGCTACAGGTGGATCAGCAAATATGGCAATTGAAGCATTGAAAAAACGTGGTGCTAGAAATATTCGTCTCGCAGTTTTAGTAGCAGCTCCTGAAGGCGTTAAAGCAATTCAAGATGCTAATCCTGATGTAGATATTTATGCCGCTGCACTAGATGAAAAACTTATGGATAACGGATATATTTATCCTGGCTTAGGAGACGCTGGTGACCGTCTTTTTGGTACAAAGTAA
- a CDS encoding L-threonylcarbamoyladenylate synthase translates to METKIFKKDDIPEAVKLLKQGELVAFPTETVYGLGALATNEKAVKGVYAAKGRPSDNPLIVTVADEKMMAQYVENIPERAQKLINHFWPGPLTMILPAKEGSLPTAVTGGLPTAAFRCPNDALTHELISQLGAPIVGPSANTSTKPSPTTAEHVYHDLKGKIAGIIDSGPTAIGLESTIIDLSVAKPIVLRPGEITPEELGEVLGEEVLMNKGTAVTAGVPKAPGMKYRHYAPSAPVYIVDREEDFNSIPHGDDIGVVALDSVLDKIEAKNKFSLGTSIDEAAHNLFGALRFFDNQAQIKEIYVQGFKQGDISAAYMNRLNKSAAGHHFEKNN, encoded by the coding sequence TTGGAAACTAAGATTTTCAAGAAAGATGATATTCCTGAAGCAGTAAAATTATTAAAGCAAGGTGAACTTGTTGCCTTTCCTACTGAAACCGTCTATGGCTTAGGGGCTTTAGCTACTAATGAAAAAGCTGTCAAAGGTGTGTATGCTGCTAAAGGACGGCCAAGTGATAATCCATTAATTGTAACTGTAGCTGATGAAAAGATGATGGCGCAATATGTTGAAAATATTCCAGAACGTGCCCAAAAATTAATTAATCATTTTTGGCCAGGTCCGTTAACTATGATTTTGCCAGCAAAAGAAGGAAGTTTGCCAACTGCAGTAACTGGTGGGTTGCCAACTGCTGCTTTTAGATGTCCAAATGATGCATTAACACATGAATTAATTAGTCAATTAGGCGCTCCTATTGTTGGCCCCTCCGCTAATACTTCTACTAAGCCTAGTCCCACTACGGCTGAACATGTCTATCATGATTTGAAAGGAAAAATTGCTGGAATTATTGATAGTGGACCTACAGCAATTGGACTTGAATCAACTATTATTGATTTGTCAGTAGCAAAACCTATTGTTTTGCGTCCGGGTGAAATTACACCTGAAGAACTAGGAGAAGTTCTTGGTGAAGAAGTATTAATGAATAAGGGGACGGCAGTGACCGCTGGTGTACCTAAAGCACCAGGAATGAAGTATCGACATTATGCTCCAAGTGCTCCCGTTTATATTGTAGATCGTGAAGAAGATTTTAATTCAATCCCTCATGGGGATGATATTGGTGTAGTCGCCTTAGATTCTGTTTTAGATAAAATTGAAGCAAAGAATAAATTTAGTTTGGGTACAAGTATTGATGAGGCTGCCCATAATTTATTTGGCGCACTGCGCTTTTTTGACAATCAAGCTCAAATTAAAGAAATCTACGTCCAAGGATTTAAGCAAGGTGACATTAGTGCAGCTTACATGAATCGTTTAAATAAGTCAGCTGCAGGTCACCATTTTGAAAAAAATAATTAA